The following proteins are co-located in the Candidatus Methanoperedens sp. genome:
- a CDS encoding formylmethanofuran dehydrogenase subunit B: MITCTGCALLCDDIEVIVENNRIKEIKNACRRGAARMKGCSNRLVPSIDQKPADIESSIKKAAQIIRNSKAPVLFGLDNSTCEAQVKGIQFAKKINGILDDTSSFCQGMLIESVLSQKFRTCSLDDIRNKADVLVYWGSDAQDSQPRHLSRFSYFPRGELRQRGYEEDRMAIAIDVRESNTAKICKGHFYRIPPKGDREFILALIDALSGKVPAYDTKKMLELAGILKKAEFGAIFVGIGLTYSIKDDFDILTTLAQKLPNFNIMPMVGHYNMRGFNENLFKETGFVNKVKFDGKAVHDIKYSIMESLNEKTVDAIVVAGSDPVSSLPGPVLSRLASIPVICIDPCVTMTSKIATVTIPCAVSGLESAGTAVRMDGKVIRLSKIIESGYLTDEEIMKRLAEAV; encoded by the coding sequence ATGATTACATGCACAGGATGCGCGCTGTTATGTGATGACATTGAAGTGATTGTTGAGAATAACAGGATAAAAGAGATAAAGAATGCATGCAGGCGCGGCGCAGCAAGAATGAAAGGTTGTTCAAACAGGCTTGTTCCTTCCATAGATCAAAAACCTGCTGACATCGAAAGTTCCATAAAGAAAGCAGCGCAAATCATCCGTAATTCAAAAGCGCCTGTGCTTTTTGGATTGGATAACTCAACATGTGAAGCCCAGGTAAAAGGAATTCAATTTGCCAAAAAAATAAATGGGATTCTGGATGATACCTCTTCATTTTGCCAGGGAATGCTTATCGAAAGTGTCCTTTCGCAAAAGTTCAGGACATGTTCTCTTGATGATATAAGGAACAAAGCCGATGTACTTGTTTACTGGGGCTCTGATGCGCAGGACTCGCAGCCGCGCCATCTTTCGAGGTTCTCATATTTCCCGCGGGGAGAATTACGACAGCGCGGGTATGAGGAAGACAGGATGGCAATAGCCATAGATGTAAGGGAATCAAATACGGCAAAGATCTGCAAAGGACATTTTTACAGGATACCCCCAAAAGGAGACAGGGAATTTATCCTGGCATTGATTGATGCCCTATCCGGAAAAGTACCGGCTTATGACACGAAAAAAATGCTTGAACTTGCAGGTATTTTGAAAAAAGCCGAATTCGGGGCGATTTTTGTGGGTATCGGACTTACATATTCAATAAAAGATGATTTTGACATATTGACAACTCTGGCACAAAAGCTGCCGAATTTTAATATAATGCCTATGGTTGGCCATTATAATATGCGTGGCTTTAATGAAAACCTGTTTAAAGAAACAGGGTTTGTTAATAAAGTAAAGTTTGATGGAAAAGCAGTTCATGATATTAAATATTCAATTATGGAGTCACTCAATGAAAAAACAGTGGATGCAATCGTTGTTGCGGGTTCTGATCCGGTTTCAAGTCTTCCCGGCCCTGTACTTTCACGCCTTGCATCGATACCGGTGATTTGTATTGACCCATGCGTAACCATGACATCAAAAATCGCAACTGTGACTATCCCTTGCGCTGTATCAGGACTGGAATCTGCAGGGACAGCAGTAAGGATGGATGGAAAAGTAATAAGATTATCAAAAATCATCGAAAGTGGATATTTGACTGATGAAGAAATCATGAAACGGTTGGCGGAGGCGGTTTAA
- a CDS encoding formylmethanofuran dehydrogenase, with the protein MDFGKFLKSPEYDIKIITYRDIFHAEALESDRFGEEYRKLSAAITMSKTNMQKMGIKPGDRVKISNNFASIVVETKESKRDEPGGLAFMVNSPWSNALVSGETGGKGIPEFKNIDARISLSKEEITTLEKLMKAFIKKPV; encoded by the coding sequence ATGGATTTTGGGAAATTCCTTAAAAGCCCGGAATATGATATCAAGATCATCACATATCGAGATATCTTCCATGCCGAAGCGCTTGAGAGCGACAGGTTCGGGGAAGAATACAGAAAGCTTTCCGCTGCAATAACTATGAGTAAGACCAATATGCAAAAAATGGGTATAAAGCCCGGAGACAGGGTGAAAATATCCAATAATTTTGCAAGCATTGTGGTGGAAACAAAGGAGTCTAAAAGGGATGAGCCTGGCGGATTGGCTTTCATGGTTAACAGCCCATGGTCAAACGCGCTTGTATCAGGTGAGACCGGGGGAAAAGGTATCCCGGAGTTCAAAAATATCGATGCCAGGATATCTCTTTCAAAAGAAGAAATTACAACACTTGAAAAACTAATGAAGGCGTTTATTAAGAAACCTGTTTAA
- a CDS encoding TIGR03663 family protein, with product MPFYKLMNKRHLVSYLFFLIIILAFFLRIYHLDERVPHQDEAAVGYITYKLFNDSSYSYDPAFHGPFMYYVTSETYRRLGDTVYASRLLPAILGASMILLLIPLRKYLGNSGMLFAGFFFALSPSFLYYSRFYREDIFISFFTMLALVCAVKYAEAIDKGRHSISFSNLHFIAGYPIERIFYLALGGISLSFMAALKENAYITMALITLFMFLFFIRERYLRSLIDKMIKPDTKFITLIAEGIFLILVILVVFSLFYTGNILDIAGMKIAVEKAISHWYEMHRIQRLGGPYFFYLGIIALYELPVLVFGIMSMFHHGFGGRKKGKLLIILLLYWMAVGVMYLISKNYSFADRFLPASYLQPSIIILLPLLLLGIIGVLYIRNLFFAFLTYWVLTNFFVYSYVQEKVQWLVLNPLLPLIIICSAYLGEVLPGLKIRSRVGALTIIFLMVSSLFFVNSSIQLNFINYANTTEPIVQASQAPQNFSEFVTKMFEISSQYSNESTRVQVTDETLETQLLWYTRHYPNVEWKVSKDARFDAPLIMTRNSDGNETEADIMQFNLGSDYIRLNSTRMSWYRFRPSDLTPEFILFRKMNRPPDNEHRFALFYKPIIKY from the coding sequence ATGCCATTCTATAAGTTAATGAATAAAAGACATCTTGTATCGTATCTTTTTTTTCTCATAATAATTCTTGCGTTTTTCCTGAGGATATACCATCTTGATGAGAGGGTTCCCCACCAGGATGAAGCCGCCGTAGGCTATATAACATACAAATTATTCAATGACAGTTCCTATTCATATGATCCGGCGTTCCATGGTCCATTCATGTACTATGTTACATCAGAAACGTACCGGCGCCTTGGGGACACTGTTTATGCATCCAGGTTGCTTCCCGCAATTTTGGGCGCATCGATGATTTTATTGCTGATACCTTTGCGAAAATACCTTGGGAATTCAGGCATGCTTTTTGCCGGTTTCTTTTTCGCTCTTTCACCTTCATTCCTGTATTACTCCAGATTCTACAGGGAAGACATATTCATATCGTTTTTCACCATGCTGGCGCTTGTATGCGCCGTAAAATATGCAGAAGCAATTGATAAAGGCAGGCATTCAATTTCGTTTTCTAACCTTCATTTTATAGCAGGGTATCCTATTGAAAGGATTTTTTATCTTGCTCTTGGGGGGATATCACTTTCCTTTATGGCTGCCCTGAAAGAGAACGCATACATAACGATGGCTTTGATAACCCTGTTCATGTTCCTGTTTTTCATAAGGGAACGGTATTTAAGAAGTCTGATAGATAAAATGATAAAACCTGATACGAAATTTATTACTCTGATCGCAGAAGGGATATTTCTTATTCTTGTAATCCTCGTGGTTTTTTCATTGTTCTATACAGGTAATATCCTTGATATCGCAGGCATGAAAATAGCAGTTGAAAAAGCGATATCCCACTGGTATGAGATGCACAGGATACAACGTCTGGGGGGACCTTACTTTTTCTATCTGGGCATTATTGCACTATATGAATTACCCGTACTTGTGTTTGGTATTATGAGTATGTTTCATCATGGATTCGGCGGCAGGAAAAAAGGTAAGCTGCTGATAATATTGCTTCTTTATTGGATGGCTGTGGGCGTAATGTATCTCATATCAAAGAATTATTCATTTGCAGACAGATTCTTACCGGCGTCATATCTCCAGCCATCAATTATCATACTTCTCCCACTTCTTCTATTGGGGATTATTGGTGTCCTGTATATTCGAAATCTTTTTTTTGCTTTTTTAACCTATTGGGTATTGACCAACTTTTTTGTATATTCATATGTCCAGGAAAAAGTCCAGTGGCTTGTGTTGAACCCGCTTTTGCCTCTTATAATAATCTGTTCCGCATATCTTGGAGAAGTTCTGCCAGGATTGAAAATAAGGTCAAGGGTCGGGGCTTTAACAATTATTTTCCTTATGGTAAGCAGCCTGTTTTTTGTCAATTCAAGTATTCAATTGAATTTTATAAATTATGCTAATACAACCGAACCGATAGTACAGGCATCGCAGGCGCCGCAGAATTTTTCTGAATTCGTTACGAAAATGTTCGAGATATCTTCGCAGTACAGCAACGAATCCACCAGGGTGCAGGTTACAGATGAAACCCTGGAGACCCAGTTGCTATGGTACACACGTCATTACCCTAATGTAGAATGGAAGGTGAGTAAAGATGCCAGATTCGATGCACCTCTTATCATGACACGCAATTCTGATGGGAATGAGACTGAAGCTGACATCATGCAGTTCAATCTCGGCAGCGATTACATTCGGCTTAACAGCACGAGGATGTCCTGGTATCGGTTCAGACCATCTGATCTTACACCTGAATTCATCCTTTTCAGGAAGATGAACAGACCGCCTGATAATGAGCACAGGTTCGCCCTTTTCTATAAGCCCATTATCAAATATTGA
- a CDS encoding Single-stranded DNA binding protein, with amino-acid sequence MQIEFAPHVEEIKKALDNKIEDSNIIADLKKLLEYRVPLNEAKRSLIKKYGGSEKSTGRKLKDIRIGEHNIEITGQVVEVTRKTVNIKNVEKILFSGVICDETSSRSFTAWSDFNLNPGDVISVTQAYVRNWQERPEVNFGPRSKVTKLTTKIHVMEDCELKKLADLRDGDINVHTQFTILDIDMHEINTKDGPKKILGAIAADEDTKLPVTAWILSPELEAGNSIDVKNAYVRSFRGVPTLNINESTIVTKLENKIEYIEKDRLKIGDLIMKDGAYDVVVEGNILSIRPGSGLIARCPECSRVIQRGMCRVHEKVHEKIDMRIKAIIDDGTGALTLVLDSRLTQKIFGLNIEEAQKIAKTNMSQKAVEDDIKRKLLGRRFAARGNMSKGEFGITLVASDAWEPAQTIQEQAQKLIGRVTG; translated from the coding sequence ATGCAGATCGAATTTGCGCCTCATGTTGAAGAAATAAAAAAGGCGCTTGATAACAAAATAGAAGACAGCAATATAATTGCGGATTTAAAAAAACTGCTTGAATACAGGGTACCATTGAATGAAGCAAAACGAAGCCTGATAAAAAAATATGGCGGATCTGAAAAAAGCACTGGCAGAAAACTAAAAGATATCCGGATAGGAGAACATAATATCGAAATAACCGGACAGGTCGTTGAAGTAACCAGGAAAACCGTTAATATTAAAAATGTCGAAAAAATCCTTTTTTCAGGAGTGATCTGCGATGAGACCTCATCAAGGAGTTTCACAGCCTGGTCTGATTTTAATCTTAACCCGGGTGATGTGATTTCAGTCACGCAGGCTTATGTCAGGAACTGGCAGGAACGGCCTGAAGTAAATTTTGGTCCCAGATCGAAAGTCACAAAGCTTACCACCAAAATCCATGTTATGGAGGACTGCGAACTTAAAAAACTTGCAGATTTAAGAGATGGGGATATAAATGTTCATACACAATTCACTATCCTCGATATTGATATGCATGAAATCAATACAAAGGATGGCCCGAAAAAGATACTTGGCGCAATTGCGGCAGATGAGGATACAAAACTCCCGGTCACAGCCTGGATATTGTCTCCGGAACTTGAAGCGGGCAATTCAATTGATGTAAAAAACGCTTATGTAAGGTCATTCCGGGGTGTTCCTACCCTGAACATCAACGAATCAACCATTGTAACAAAGCTTGAAAATAAGATTGAATACATAGAAAAAGACAGATTAAAAATCGGGGATTTGATTATGAAAGACGGGGCTTATGATGTCGTAGTTGAAGGGAATATACTTTCCATCAGACCTGGTTCGGGATTAATAGCCAGATGCCCCGAATGTTCGCGTGTGATCCAGAGAGGCATGTGCAGAGTACACGAAAAAGTCCATGAGAAGATTGATATGCGTATCAAAGCCATAATTGATGATGGAACTGGCGCACTCACGCTGGTTCTTGATTCCAGGCTTACCCAGAAGATATTCGGACTTAATATTGAAGAAGCTCAAAAGATCGCAAAGACAAATATGTCCCAGAAAGCAGTGGAAGATGATATTAAAAGGAAACTTCTGGGGAGAAGATTCGCTGCAAGAGGAAATATGTCTAAAGGTGAATTCGGGATCACACTTGTAGCAAGCGATGCCTGGGAACCTGCACAAACGATACAGGAACAAGCACAAAAGCTCATCGGAAGGGTCACGGGTTAA
- a CDS encoding recombinase RecA, with product MTTKLLPTGLPTLDKELDGGLLAGSLVYLMADSMTMGEIFLYQFIQQRPSFYVNTERKPEYILNDLKQFGFDIDGIKFIDIHEKYYENISKLLDSGELRDYRIMDFFIKQLEIIEAKEINLIVDTITFFQHLEIKRNKTREIIDKLYDTVKRTKGLGFLYGIKDEKRSFIENEVINICDAVFDISLIKKADKTTTELTIPKARNRPIHGNVLKFKIEGGIIMDTSREIA from the coding sequence ATGACAACTAAATTATTACCTACAGGGCTTCCAACTCTTGATAAAGAACTGGACGGTGGCTTACTTGCGGGTTCTTTAGTATACCTTATGGCGGATTCTATGACTATGGGAGAGATTTTCTTATACCAGTTCATCCAGCAAAGACCAAGCTTTTATGTAAATACTGAGCGTAAACCTGAATATATATTAAATGATTTAAAACAATTCGGGTTTGATATAGATGGCATAAAATTCATAGATATACATGAGAAATATTACGAAAATATAAGCAAATTGCTGGACAGTGGAGAACTCAGGGATTACAGGATTATGGATTTTTTTATTAAACAGCTTGAAATTATCGAAGCTAAGGAAATAAATCTTATTGTTGATACCATAACATTTTTCCAGCATCTTGAAATAAAAAGGAACAAAACCAGGGAAATTATAGATAAACTTTATGATACTGTGAAACGAACAAAAGGGCTCGGGTTCCTTTATGGGATCAAAGATGAAAAACGTTCTTTTATTGAAAATGAAGTAATAAATATCTGCGATGCGGTATTTGATATTTCACTTATAAAAAAAGCAGATAAAACAACTACTGAACTGACAATACCAAAAGCAAGAAACCGCCCGATACATGGAAATGTGCTTAAGTTCAAGATAGAGGGCGGGATCATAATGGATACCTCAAGAGAAATAGCATAA
- a CDS encoding response regulator has protein sequence MVNQDNKAKILVVDDEPVNVELIFGYLENYYDLIPAYSGKEALEKVICDKPDIILLDIKMPQVNGYEVCEKIKQQDSTRFIPVVMVTALSEVEDKIKAIETGADDFLSKPVNVLELRTRVKSLLKIKNYHDELLKAKEQIEAQNDFKTIMTDILPLILRSIPPGKMTEVMTLMSEQVEDIIWTKYIHDIPKESAQTANITCSILNKMGGNFSVKEASEKGYVIINSKCPWGENGLNPVLCMMTKAIFARVGIHIYKDINIDIKKTIAGGDDCCLIELFMKA, from the coding sequence ATGGTAAATCAAGATAATAAGGCAAAAATCCTTGTGGTTGATGATGAACCCGTAAATGTCGAGCTTATTTTTGGTTATCTTGAAAATTATTACGATTTAATACCGGCATACAGCGGAAAAGAAGCGCTTGAAAAAGTGATATGTGATAAACCTGATATTATTCTCCTGGATATTAAGATGCCCCAGGTCAATGGATATGAAGTATGTGAAAAAATAAAACAACAGGATTCCACAAGGTTCATTCCTGTAGTAATGGTCACAGCATTGTCTGAAGTAGAAGATAAGATCAAAGCTATAGAAACCGGGGCTGATGACTTTCTTTCTAAACCGGTTAACGTGCTTGAACTCCGTACCCGCGTAAAATCACTTCTGAAGATAAAGAATTATCATGACGAACTTCTCAAGGCCAAAGAACAAATTGAGGCTCAAAATGATTTCAAAACTATTATGACTGACATTCTTCCTCTTATCCTTCGGAGTATTCCCCCTGGAAAAATGACTGAAGTAATGACCCTTATGAGTGAACAGGTAGAAGATATAATCTGGACAAAATATATTCATGACATTCCAAAAGAAAGCGCACAAACAGCAAACATCACGTGCAGTATTTTGAACAAAATGGGTGGGAACTTTTCAGTAAAAGAAGCAAGTGAAAAAGGATATGTTATAATAAATAGTAAATGTCCATGGGGGGAAAACGGGTTAAATCCGGTACTTTGCATGATGACAAAAGCAATATTTGCCCGGGTCGGCATTCATATATATAAAGATATAAATATAGATATTAAAAAAACCATAGCAGGAGGGGATGATTGTTGTCTGATAGAATTATTTATGAAAGCCTGA
- a CDS encoding response regulator translates to MKILIVEDNPLNMELVIEILKSSGFLVSGAINAEEAIKMIENEHYDLILMDIELPGMDGISAIKIIKSKPGYDAVPNIALTAFAMKGDREKFLAAGFDDYIAKPIDVPGFIKQVQKYKQS, encoded by the coding sequence ATGAAAATACTCATTGTAGAAGATAATCCCCTGAATATGGAACTTGTCATTGAGATTCTCAAATCATCAGGATTTCTCGTATCCGGGGCAATTAATGCGGAAGAAGCGATAAAAATGATTGAAAATGAACACTATGATTTGATCCTGATGGATATAGAACTTCCGGGGATGGATGGCATATCTGCCATAAAGATCATAAAAAGTAAGCCCGGATATGATGCTGTACCAAATATCGCTTTGACTGCTTTTGCTATGAAAGGAGACCGGGAAAAATTCCTGGCAGCAGGTTTTGATGATTATATAGCAAAACCAATCGATGTACCGGGTTTCATAAAACAAGTGCAGAAATATAAACAATCCTGA
- a CDS encoding IS200/IS605 family element transposase accessory protein TnpB, translating to MKKTYQFRIYPTKNQEVILNRTLSTCRHLYNDSLSERKRESELNELKRSFDVTPWGKPEWMNYYDQANSLSGSKTDFQKEVFSQVLQNVLKRVDRSFKNFFNGFGYPRFQGRNRYNSFTYPQSGFSLKKEKLNLSKIGAIKIILHREIEGKIKTCTIKKDIDHWYVTFSCEIEIPVISVEIKTKTGIDVGLNSLITMSNGTQIEPPEFLRASEKRLSREQIHLSKKKLRSKNRDNQRIVVAKVHRRIRNQRKDFNQKLSTNLVKKYDHIVFEDLQVQNMVQNHHLAKSILDAGWSQLINLTKSKAEYAGKIVEFVNPRNTSQSCSNCGKSVSKDLKVRVHSCPFCGLILDRDHNAAINIKNRSISTVGTTGFQACLSNLNREAMKQEAPLL from the coding sequence ATGAAAAAAACATATCAATTCAGGATATATCCAACTAAGAATCAAGAGGTAATCCTAAATAGAACACTTTCCACATGCAGACACCTCTATAATGATTCTCTTTCTGAACGAAAAAGAGAATCGGAACTTAATGAATTAAAGCGGTCTTTTGATGTAACTCCCTGGGGAAAACCAGAATGGATGAACTATTACGACCAGGCTAATAGCCTGTCAGGGTCAAAGACAGATTTCCAGAAAGAAGTATTCTCTCAAGTACTCCAGAACGTCCTGAAAAGAGTTGATAGAAGCTTTAAGAATTTCTTTAACGGCTTTGGCTATCCTCGATTCCAGGGAAGGAACAGGTATAATAGTTTCACATATCCACAATCAGGTTTTTCACTCAAAAAGGAAAAACTCAACTTATCGAAAATCGGAGCTATCAAGATAATATTACATCGAGAAATCGAAGGAAAAATCAAGACCTGTACGATCAAGAAGGATATTGACCACTGGTATGTTACTTTTTCCTGTGAAATCGAAATACCCGTAATATCTGTTGAGATCAAGACCAAAACAGGAATTGATGTTGGCTTAAATTCCTTAATAACAATGAGCAATGGGACACAGATAGAACCACCTGAATTTCTAAGGGCATCTGAAAAAAGACTATCAAGGGAACAGATACATCTATCAAAAAAGAAACTTCGTTCAAAGAACCGGGATAATCAGAGAATCGTTGTAGCAAAAGTACATCGAAGAATCAGGAATCAGAGGAAAGATTTCAATCAAAAATTAAGTACGAATCTTGTTAAGAAATATGATCATATTGTATTTGAGGATTTACAAGTACAAAACATGGTACAGAACCATCATCTTGCCAAATCCATATTAGATGCAGGATGGTCACAGTTAATTAATTTAACAAAGTCCAAAGCAGAATACGCTGGGAAAATAGTTGAATTTGTTAATCCGAGAAATACGAGTCAGAGTTGTAGCAATTGTGGTAAATCAGTCTCAAAAGACCTGAAAGTTCGGGTGCATAGTTGTCCTTTTTGTGGCCTTATTCTGGATAGAGATCATAATGCTGCAATCAATATTAAAAATAGATCAATCAGTACCGTAGGAACTACGGGATTTCAAGCCTGCCTGAGCAATCTCAATAGAGAAGCAATGAAGCAGGAAGCTCCCTTGCTTTAG
- the queC gene encoding 7-cyano-7-deazaguanine synthase QueC, translated as MKPIVLLSSGLDSTVAFKEAYDISDEILCVTFDYGQKARGKEISFAKTICERYKAGHVVIELPWYRTFRGALTGGSALPEISENELDDKEITKKSAENVWVPARNVVFLSIGAALAENFKYDTIVTGFDVEEAATFPDNTIEFVKRFNEMLKFGTLTKTSVYAPLISMNKSDIVKRGLEIGAPLEWSWSCYDGSEKPCGTCESCLRRKRAFEISGTKDPLLERLETRVKG; from the coding sequence ATGAAACCCATAGTTTTACTTTCATCTGGTCTTGATTCCACAGTCGCCTTCAAAGAAGCATATGATATAAGTGATGAAATCCTGTGCGTAACTTTTGATTATGGCCAGAAAGCACGAGGAAAAGAGATCTCATTTGCAAAGACGATTTGTGAGCGATATAAAGCAGGACACGTTGTCATAGAACTTCCATGGTACAGGACCTTCCGGGGTGCTCTGACCGGAGGAAGTGCTCTGCCGGAAATATCAGAGAATGAACTCGATGATAAGGAAATTACGAAAAAATCAGCGGAAAATGTCTGGGTACCGGCGCGTAATGTTGTTTTTCTTTCAATAGGAGCAGCACTTGCCGAAAACTTTAAATATGACACAATTGTCACGGGTTTTGATGTCGAAGAAGCTGCAACGTTCCCGGATAATACGATCGAATTCGTTAAGCGTTTCAATGAAATGTTAAAATTCGGAACCCTCACAAAAACTTCGGTCTATGCCCCCCTGATCTCCATGAATAAATCCGATATCGTGAAGCGCGGTCTTGAAATCGGGGCGCCTCTTGAATGGTCATGGTCATGTTACGATGGATCGGAAAAACCCTGTGGAACGTGCGAATCCTGTCTGAGGAGAAAACGCGCTTTTGAAATATCCGGCACAAAAGATCCTTTACTTGAAAGATTAGAAACTCGGGTCAAGGGGTAG
- a CDS encoding cytidine deaminase → MPMRPTLDEYFMEIATIVAKRSTCLRNQVGAVIVKDKRILSTGYNGAPRNLEHCLDIGCIRQQNNIASGTRHELCRAVHAEQNAIIQAALHGVSIENATVYCTHQPCILCAKMLINSRIEKIVYGTVYPDKESLVFFDKAGVKVEQFTPPIHEQ, encoded by the coding sequence TTGCCGATGCGACCCACACTGGATGAATATTTCATGGAAATAGCAACGATTGTTGCAAAACGCTCCACATGCCTCAGGAACCAGGTAGGGGCGGTAATAGTGAAAGATAAGAGGATACTTTCCACAGGTTATAATGGCGCACCAAGGAATCTTGAACACTGTCTTGATATAGGATGTATCAGACAGCAAAACAATATTGCGTCGGGGACGCGTCATGAACTGTGCCGCGCCGTCCATGCGGAACAAAATGCCATTATCCAGGCTGCGCTTCATGGTGTGAGTATTGAGAACGCTACTGTTTATTGCACTCACCAGCCATGCATCCTGTGTGCAAAGATGCTGATCAATTCAAGAATTGAAAAAATCGTGTATGGGACGGTATATCCTGATAAAGAATCCCTGGTTTTTTTTGATAAAGCAGGTGTTAAGGTTGAGCAATTTACACCTCCAATCCATGAGCAGTGA
- a CDS encoding CDP-2,3-bis-(O-geranylgeranyl)-sn-glycerol synthase, translated as MFEIFVTIFGLILKASWLMLPAYMANPTAVVFGGGTPIDLGKNWKDGRRIFGDGKTFHGLVGGTACGVIAGFIQMQFTPLQYLGTFTFISIFTLSFGALLGDMAKSFFKRRLGYERGAEFPLVDQLDFVAGAWILTYLFDPVWFSDNFLAAPWIMVTVVLFTPLLHRLTNIIGYYARLKKEPW; from the coding sequence ATGTTTGAAATTTTTGTAACTATTTTCGGATTGATCCTGAAAGCGTCATGGCTGATGCTTCCGGCTTACATGGCGAACCCGACTGCTGTTGTTTTCGGGGGTGGGACACCCATTGACCTGGGGAAGAACTGGAAAGACGGCAGAAGAATATTTGGCGATGGCAAGACCTTTCACGGTCTTGTGGGGGGTACTGCATGCGGCGTTATCGCAGGTTTTATCCAGATGCAGTTCACGCCACTGCAATATCTCGGTACATTCACTTTCATATCGATATTCACGCTGTCTTTTGGCGCTCTTCTTGGCGATATGGCAAAAAGTTTTTTTAAAAGGAGGCTTGGGTATGAACGCGGTGCAGAATTTCCTCTTGTTGACCAGCTTGATTTTGTGGCAGGCGCCTGGATATTAACATATCTCTTTGACCCGGTGTGGTTTTCAGATAATTTCCTTGCAGCGCCATGGATAATGGTCACTGTTGTTCTTTTCACACCGCTTTTACATCGGCTGACTAATATTATCGGATATTATGCCAGATTAAAAAAGGAGCCCTGGTAA
- a CDS encoding orotate phosphoribosyltransferase yields the protein MTSLKESLKECGAIKFGDFTLASGKKSKYYIDIKKASASPHILKQVAAEISGKMKHHSIKADYIGCVALGGVPIAVAVSLETDLPLIIIRKEAKEYGTKRQIVGDFIKNSTVIMVEDVATTGGSVLKAIKLLKGEGLVVRHVIVVVDREEGAVEALADEGVELIPLVRIGELLHGN from the coding sequence ATGACTTCACTTAAAGAATCACTTAAAGAATGCGGGGCAATTAAATTCGGGGATTTTACCCTTGCCTCAGGAAAGAAGAGCAAATATTATATCGATATTAAAAAAGCAAGCGCATCTCCTCATATTTTGAAACAGGTCGCTGCTGAGATTTCAGGAAAGATGAAGCACCATTCAATTAAAGCGGATTATATCGGATGTGTGGCGCTTGGCGGCGTCCCGATAGCCGTTGCGGTATCGCTTGAAACCGACCTGCCCCTTATAATTATCAGGAAAGAAGCCAAGGAATATGGGACAAAAAGGCAGATTGTAGGGGATTTTATCAAAAACAGCACAGTAATCATGGTTGAAGATGTTGCAACGACAGGCGGCTCTGTTTTGAAAGCGATCAAACTCTTAAAAGGTGAGGGCCTGGTGGTCCGGCATGTTATTGTTGTTGTTGATCGCGAGGAGGGAGCGGTGGAGGCACTGGCGGATGAAGGCGTTGAGTTAATACCGCTTGTGAGGATAGGCGAGTTGTTGCATGGAAACTGA